Proteins encoded in a region of the Elizabethkingia bruuniana genome:
- a CDS encoding YceD family protein: MEKIRNYNIAFTGLKNGKHEFIFDVKQEFFNLFDTEQEFDKADLKVKAMLDKHSTFLEFEIKVEGTVQLTCDISNEEFSHPIHNDIKVLVKFGEEYDDSNEEVIVIPQNEYEFNISQLIFEAVVLAIPMKKLSPNLTEEDLEALDQYSPKEVEEDQAEENEEGDIDPRWAALNKLKGKN, encoded by the coding sequence ATGGAGAAAATCAGAAACTACAATATCGCATTTACAGGTTTAAAAAACGGTAAACACGAGTTTATTTTTGATGTAAAACAGGAGTTCTTTAATTTATTTGACACTGAACAAGAGTTTGACAAAGCTGATCTTAAAGTGAAAGCAATGTTGGACAAACACTCAACTTTTTTAGAATTTGAAATTAAAGTTGAAGGAACAGTTCAGTTAACCTGCGACATCAGCAATGAAGAATTTAGTCACCCAATACATAATGATATAAAAGTATTGGTGAAATTCGGAGAAGAATATGACGATAGCAATGAAGAGGTTATTGTAATCCCGCAGAATGAATATGAGTTCAATATTTCACAACTTATATTTGAAGCTGTAGTATTAGCAATACCGATGAAGAAACTTTCTCCCAATTTAACAGAAGAAGATTTGGAAGCTCTGGACCAATACAGCCCGAAAGAAGTTGAAGAGGATCAGGCAGAAGAAAATGAAGAAGGTGATATTGATCCAAGATGGGCAGCACTTAATAAATTAAAGGGCAAAAATTAA
- the rpmF gene encoding 50S ribosomal protein L32, with product MAHPKRRQSATRRDKRRTHYKAVAPQLAKDATTGELHLYHRAHWHEGKLYYRGKVVLEKQVETTEEN from the coding sequence ATGGCACATCCTAAAAGAAGACAGTCTGCTACTAGAAGAGATAAAAGAAGAACTCACTACAAAGCTGTAGCTCCACAGTTAGCTAAAGACGCTACAACTGGAGAACTTCACCTTTATCACAGAGCACACTGGCATGAAGGTAAACTTTACTACAGAGGTAAAGTTGTACTTGAAAAACAAGTTGAAACTACAGAAGAAAACTAA